A window of Campylobacter pinnipediorum subsp. pinnipediorum contains these coding sequences:
- the gpmI gene encoding 2,3-bisphosphoglycerate-independent phosphoglycerate mutase has product MGQKTILVITDGIGFNSNNNFNAFSAAKKPTFDWLFKNTANTLIKTSGLAVGLPEGQMGNSEVGHMSIGSGRIIYQNLVKIDLAIKNREFEQNTDLNDMFKKCKNIHIIGLYSDGGVHSHLNHFNSIYELAKQNGCNAFAHIITDGRDVSPKSAFDFVKNVENKINIASISGRFYAMDRDNRFERVKSAYDAYFAKLKPLKITPSEYINQRYNENEFDEFITPATFNEFDGIKQEDGVIFINFRNDRMKELVATFGCEEFKEFSRDFVIKNIITMTEYDSKFSFPTLIKKEILKNTLSEVIANAGLRQFHTAETEKYAHVTFFFNGGVEDMVKNETRVLVPSPKVKTYDEKPEMSAYEVCDAVLNAMDNEFDFIVVNFANGDMVGHTGNYEAAVKSVEAIDECLGKIIEKAKQKDYAYIQTSDHGNCEEMCDKNGEMLTNHTTFDVFCFIMAKDVKILKQNLGLSNIAPSVLKLIGLEIPDEMNEALF; this is encoded by the coding sequence ATGGGACAAAAAACCATACTTGTTATAACTGATGGCATAGGTTTTAACTCTAATAACAATTTTAATGCATTTAGTGCCGCAAAAAAACCAACATTTGATTGGCTATTTAAAAATACCGCAAATACTTTGATAAAAACATCAGGACTTGCTGTAGGACTTCCAGAAGGTCAAATGGGAAACTCAGAAGTCGGACATATGAGTATAGGAAGTGGTAGGATAATATATCAAAATCTAGTAAAAATAGACCTAGCAATAAAAAATAGAGAATTCGAACAAAATACCGATCTTAATGATATGTTTAAAAAATGTAAAAACATACATATAATAGGATTATATTCAGATGGTGGGGTTCATTCACACCTAAATCATTTTAATAGCATATATGAATTAGCAAAACAAAATGGATGTAATGCATTTGCACACATAATTACAGATGGTAGAGATGTATCTCCAAAAAGTGCTTTTGATTTTGTAAAAAATGTTGAAAATAAAATAAATATAGCAAGCATAAGTGGTAGATTTTATGCTATGGATAGGGATAATAGATTTGAAAGAGTAAAATCAGCATACGATGCATATTTTGCAAAACTAAAACCGCTTAAAATAACTCCAAGCGAATATATAAATCAAAGATACAATGAAAATGAGTTTGATGAGTTTATAACACCGGCTACATTTAATGAATTTGATGGCATCAAGCAAGAAGATGGTGTGATTTTTATAAATTTTAGAAATGATAGAATGAAAGAACTTGTTGCTACTTTTGGTTGCGAAGAATTTAAAGAGTTTTCAAGAGATTTTGTGATCAAAAACATCATAACAATGACAGAATATGATTCAAAGTTTAGCTTTCCGACACTAATAAAAAAAGAAATTTTAAAAAATACACTATCTGAAGTTATAGCAAATGCTGGATTAAGACAATTTCACACAGCAGAAACAGAAAAATATGCACACGTAACATTCTTTTTTAATGGTGGTGTGGAAGATATGGTTAAAAATGAAACTAGAGTCTTAGTCCCTAGTCCAAAAGTAAAAACATACGATGAAAAACCTGAAATGAGTGCATATGAAGTATGCGATGCAGTTTTAAATGCTATGGATAATGAGTTTGATTTTATAGTTGTAAATTTTGCAAATGGCGATATGGTAGGACATACAGGAAACTATGAAGCAGCTGTTAAGTCAGTAGAAGCCATAGATGAATGTCTTGGAAAGATTATAGAAAAAGCAAAACAAAAAGACTACGCATATATACAAACAAGCGATCACGGAAACTGTGAAGAGATGTGTGATAAAAATGGAGAGATGCTTACAAATC